A genomic stretch from Plasmodium brasilianum strain Bolivian I chromosome 9, whole genome shotgun sequence includes:
- a CDS encoding armadillo repeat protein PF16, with product MSKFIQQIFEDYSKSRTQFTQSICDLCLKPHNIELLINTDIIILLRPLILDKVPIVQQNATLILAKLASYSEEVATTILQNDVLPHLIYCLKHENKNYRKNCAYTLKSLANHNAKLANIVAEENCIDYLMDCLDEYDLRLKESCINALCAIVKNDIDLSNNVVNKGIIPLLLLCLQEKDNNLIKSSLNFLSELCKQSNEIAKNVVDNNVLPNLIKFLDNNDVHIKRYTCNCLSQIAKHKEELTELMIENDVFPKILYLLKDNDDIVKKNCANSLKEMSKHNEDICKIIVRAGTLPFLCECIEQSSKDNIKLPAILCLGFISSFSEALSLNIILSNAIPILKKCMVEETEDYIKCACVWTVGNIGKHSSEHAKKLSDENILIILVNLYNSNDSSDDLKKKVKISLKNIIQKVTDLEALQPVFLKSTLKLAKYSIFQFSKILPRNPSYKKSFIKSGCLKYLQEIKISDEAKKFELEINTINKSFPEDIVNYYTPGYSETLIKKIDDIDKN from the exons atgagtaagTTTATACAGCAGATATTCGAGGATTACAGTAAGTCTAGAACCCAGTTCACCCAAAGTATCTGTGATTTATGCTTAAAACCTCACAATattgaattattaataaatacagatataataattttacttcGTCCATTGATACTAGACAAAGTTCCAATTGTACAACAAAATGCAACATTAATTTTAGCGAAACTAGCGAGCTATTCTGAGGAGGTAGCTACCActattttacaaaatgatGTGTTAcctcatttaatatattgtttaaaacatgaaaataaaaactataGAAAAAACTGCGCTTATACGTTAAAATCTTTAGCTAATCATAATGCCAAACTAGCCAATATTGTTGCTGAAGAAAATTGTATTGATTATTTAATGGACTGTTTAGATGAATACGACCTAAGGTTAAAGGAATCTTGTATTAATGCATTATGTGCGATTGTAAAAAATGACATAGACTTGTCTAATAATGTTGTTAATAAAGGAATAATTcccttattattattatgtctgcaagaaaaagataacaatttaataaaaagttcTTTAAACTTCTTATCTGAGTTATGTAAACAGTCTAACGAAATTGCTAAAAATGTTGTTGATAATAATGTATTAccaaatttaataaaatttttagatAACAACGatgttcatataaaaagGTATACTTGTAACTGTTTGTCACAAATAGCAAAACATAAAGAAGAGCTAACTGAACTGATGATAGAAAATGATGTTTTTCCAAAaatactttatttattaaaagataatgatgatattgttaaaaaaaattgtgctAATTCTTTAAAAGAAATGAGTAAACATAATGaagatatatgtaaaattattgtgCGTGCAGGAACATTACCTTTTTTATGTGAATGTATAGAGCAATCATcaaaagataatataaaattacctGCAATATTATGTCTCGGTTTTATCTCTTCCTTTTCGGAGGCCTTaagtttaaatattattttatctaaTGCTATacctattttaaaaaaatgcatgGTAGAAGAAACAGaagattatataaaatgtgcTTGTGTGTGGACAGTAGGAAATATTGGAAAACATTCATCTGAACATGCTAAGAAACTTTCGGacgaaaatattttaattattttagtaAACTTATATAACTCTAACGATTCTTCAgatgatttaaaaaagaaagttaaaatatcattaaaaaatattatacaaaaagtTACAGACTTGGAGGCATTACAACCTGTCTTCTTAAAGTCTACATTAAAACTAGCTAAATATTCCATTTTCCAGTTTTCCAAAATATTGCCTAGAAATCCGTCCTACAAAAAATCCTTCATTAAATCTGGATgcttaaaatatttgcaa gaaataaaaatttctgaCGAGGCAAAGAAATTCGAATTAGAGATCAATACTATAAATAAGTCCTTCCCTGAAGATATAGTAAATTATTACACACCAGGATATTCCGAAACcttgattaaaaaaatagacgATATTGACAAAAATTAA